In one window of Opitutus sp. GAS368 DNA:
- the pnp gene encoding polyribonucleotide nucleotidyltransferase: MNQKHNVTVPGLNLTFSTGSIAQLAGGAVNVNVGETNVFVTACVAQTMRPGQDFFPLTCDYRDKYAAAGRFPGGYFKREGRPSEREILISRLCDRPCRPLFPEGFLNEVQIIGQLMSADLIHDSDIAMVNGASAALAISDIPWNGPIGCVRVALIDDQFVANPTIEQMFSSSLDLIYVGNEKDMLMIEGSADQIAEEKFIEALAFGHQAIQPIIAAIKELQKLAGKPKQTFKLVGATPEARAIIERVVPAERVSAAIFGFEKNVRSANVKLLKEEAKAALTKELGEGKFTDVDLNVVFEDLQYKAYRATVLAKGVRSDHRDAKSLRPLSAQVGVLPRVHGSAMFQRGDTQNIALVTLGPTKEAQDMDGLTGGATSKSFILHYNFPPFSVGEAGRFIGPGRREIGHGALAERSLVPVLPPEDAFPYSIRVVSEIMASNGSTSMASICGGCLALMDAGVPIIAPVAGISCGLMTEMAADGSITKWTTITDILGEEDHFGDMDFKVAGTTKGITGFQLDLKINGLPFEIAKTAIMQCREARIEILKVMLASLPAPRKDLSQYAPRIQTIQIDPEKIGLLIGPGGKTIRRITETTGAQIDIADDDSGKVFIYSNNADAMNRAVQEIDALCGGGSQIEIGKIYTGRVTGTKEFGAFVECMPGKEGLVHISELADFRVRRTEDVVKVGDSITVKCVGIDERSGKVRLSRKAAMAELEAQKQAGGAPAPAEAAPVQS, from the coding sequence AACGTCAACGTCGGCGAGACCAACGTCTTCGTCACCGCCTGCGTCGCCCAGACCATGCGCCCCGGCCAGGACTTCTTCCCGCTCACCTGCGACTACCGCGACAAGTATGCCGCGGCCGGCCGCTTCCCCGGCGGCTACTTCAAGCGCGAGGGCCGGCCCTCCGAGCGCGAGATCCTGATCTCCCGCCTCTGCGACCGCCCCTGCCGCCCGCTCTTCCCCGAGGGCTTCCTCAATGAGGTGCAGATCATCGGCCAGCTCATGTCGGCCGACCTCATCCACGACTCCGACATCGCCATGGTCAACGGCGCCAGCGCCGCCCTCGCCATCTCCGACATCCCGTGGAACGGGCCGATCGGCTGCGTGCGCGTCGCCCTGATCGACGACCAGTTCGTCGCCAACCCGACCATCGAGCAGATGTTCAGCTCGTCGCTCGACCTCATCTATGTCGGCAACGAGAAGGACATGCTGATGATCGAGGGTTCCGCCGACCAGATCGCCGAGGAGAAGTTCATCGAGGCGCTCGCGTTCGGCCATCAGGCCATCCAGCCCATCATCGCCGCGATCAAGGAACTCCAGAAGCTCGCCGGCAAGCCGAAGCAGACCTTCAAGCTCGTCGGCGCCACCCCCGAGGCCCGCGCCATCATCGAGCGTGTCGTCCCCGCCGAGCGCGTTTCCGCCGCCATCTTCGGCTTCGAGAAGAACGTCCGCTCCGCCAACGTGAAGCTCCTCAAGGAGGAGGCCAAGGCCGCCCTCACCAAGGAACTCGGCGAAGGCAAGTTCACCGACGTCGACCTGAACGTCGTGTTCGAGGACCTGCAATACAAGGCCTACCGCGCCACCGTGCTCGCCAAGGGCGTCCGCTCCGATCACCGCGACGCCAAGTCGCTCCGTCCGCTCAGCGCCCAGGTCGGCGTGCTGCCCCGCGTCCATGGTTCCGCCATGTTCCAGCGCGGCGACACCCAGAACATCGCCCTCGTCACCCTCGGGCCGACGAAGGAAGCCCAGGACATGGACGGCCTCACCGGCGGCGCGACCTCCAAGTCGTTCATCCTGCACTACAACTTCCCGCCGTTCTCCGTCGGCGAGGCCGGCCGCTTCATCGGCCCCGGCCGCCGCGAAATCGGCCACGGCGCCCTCGCCGAGCGCTCGCTCGTGCCGGTGCTCCCGCCCGAGGACGCCTTCCCCTACTCCATCCGCGTCGTCTCCGAGATCATGGCCTCCAACGGCTCGACCTCGATGGCCTCGATCTGCGGCGGCTGCCTCGCCCTCATGGACGCCGGCGTGCCGATCATCGCCCCCGTCGCCGGCATCTCCTGCGGTCTCATGACCGAGATGGCCGCCGACGGCTCCATCACGAAGTGGACGACCATCACCGACATCCTCGGGGAGGAAGATCACTTCGGCGACATGGACTTCAAGGTCGCCGGCACCACCAAGGGCATCACCGGTTTCCAGCTGGACCTCAAGATCAACGGCCTGCCCTTCGAGATCGCCAAGACCGCCATCATGCAATGCCGCGAGGCCCGCATCGAGATCCTCAAGGTCATGCTCGCCTCCCTTCCGGCGCCCCGCAAGGACCTCAGCCAATACGCCCCGCGCATCCAGACGATCCAGATCGATCCCGAGAAGATCGGCCTGCTCATCGGGCCCGGCGGCAAGACGATCCGCCGCATCACCGAGACGACCGGCGCGCAGATCGACATCGCCGACGACGACTCGGGCAAGGTCTTCATCTACTCGAACAATGCCGACGCCATGAACCGCGCCGTGCAGGAGATCGACGCCCTTTGCGGCGGCGGTTCCCAGATCGAGATCGGCAAGATCTACACCGGCCGCGTCACCGGCACCAAGGAGTTCGGCGCGTTCGTGGAGTGCATGCCGGGCAAGGAAGGCCTGGTGCACATCTCCGAGCTGGCCGACTTCCGCGTGCGCCGCACCGAGGACGTCGTCAAGGTCGGCGACTCCATCACAGTCAAGTGCGTCGGCATCGACGAGCGCTCCGGCAAGGTCCGTCTCAGCCGCAAGGCCGCGATGGCCGAGCTCGAGGCCCAGAAGCAGGCCGGCGGCGCCCCCGCCCCCGCCGAGGCCGCCCCGGTGCAGTCGTAA